The Rhineura floridana isolate rRhiFlo1 chromosome 8, rRhiFlo1.hap2, whole genome shotgun sequence genome includes a region encoding these proteins:
- the CHADL gene encoding chondroadherin-like protein isoform X1 yields the protein MMWASVSLLLVSALLPGKFIAECCPRICLCDNIKYQVMCLNKNLTEVPVNIPQVTQRLDLRGNKIKVIPAGAFFPIPYLTHMRLQRCKVEIIEEGAFRGLGRLIYLNLASNNIAFIYQESLDGLSSLRQLILENNHIEEIKPGAFGQLGFLSFLNLARNSLVYLPDMVFQGLQLIKWINLSHNSLHVLANEAFGGLPTLKRLRIDYNELQFLPTEVLSRLSGTNRLDLGHNPITYIGEEALEMASLKQLFLNNMALQDVSYRAFVKSPMLHTLDLHNNQLSVLQPLTEMAHLQKINLTGNPVLCTCYMRPFKEWAAKARIHSDAVCAGPAAFRGEQLESMRTTDMKCGGHASEEELLPFLPTVTREPEQNAVRCPEGCTCSPDYQHGNCGSRNFQSIPKGFPSNTQLLDLHNNEFHSIPKGSFLGLKNLTSLHLQNCKIAALKPGAFQDLTKLVYLYLSNNGISSLDADVFKGATQLSYLYLDHNGFTQIPKGTFSLLPNLFALYLQHNSIGQLTDNDLAGLEKLQWLYLTGNRITHVSAKALGQAKLLEKLHLDENFLQEVPTKSLRGLPNLRELKLSKNPIKCIGDGAFLPVARSLQHLYLDNMGVEQISSGAFTGLGPKIKSLHLEKNKMHSLPNLRGFTALEVINLSDIPFYCDCQLLPLYKWLDKLNLRVGATCDSPADVRGQKVKLVTTFQNCPSWSTKKTKQTSATKTKVKTKAGRSFNKSQ from the exons ATG ATGTGGGCCTCTGTGAGCCTTCTCCTGGTGTCAGCCCTGCTCCCTGGAAAGTTCATTGCTGAATGCTGCCCACGAATCTGCCTCTGTGATAACATCAAGTATCAAGTCATGTGCTTGAACAAGAACCTCACCGAGGTGCCCGTCAATATCCCTCAG GTCACCCAAAGACTTGACCTCCGgggtaataaaataaaagttatcCCTGCGGGAGCTTTTTTCCCTATTCCTTACCTCACCCACATGAGATTACAGAGATGCAAGGTGGAAATTATTGAGGAAGGGGCTTTCAGAGGATTAGGACGGCTAATCTATCTCAACTTGGCTTCCAACAATATAGCTTTCATCTATCAAGAGTCCTTAGATGGCCTGTCGTCTCTCCGGCAGCTTATCCTAGAAAATAATCACATTGAAGAAATAAAGCCAGGTGCTTTTGGGCAACTTGGCTTCCTCAGCTTTCTTAACCTGGCCAGGAACTCCTTGGTTTACTTACCAGATATGGTCTTCCAGGGACTTCAGTTGATCAAGTGGATCAATTTGTCCCATAATTCGCTCCATGTGCTTGCCAACGAGGCCTTTGGTGGATTACCAACCCTTAAGAGACTAAGGATAGATTACAATGAACTTCAGTTCCTTCCCACCGAGGTACTGTCTAGATTGTCAGGCACAAACCGACTGGACCTAGGACACAATCCCATCACCTATATTGGTGAGGAGGCCCTAGAGATGGCTTCCCTGAAACAGCTCTTCTTGAACAACATGGCCCTTCAGGATGTCTCATACAGAGCTTTTGTAAAGAGTCCCATGCTTCACACTCTTGACCTGCATAACAACCAGCTGTCTGTACTGCAGCCACTGACAGAAATGGCTCACCTCCAAAAAATAAACTTAACAGGGAACCCTGTCCTTTGCACTTGTTATATGCGCCCCTTCAAAGAGTGGGCTGCAAAAGCAAGAATACACAGTGATGCGGTGTGTGCTGGTCCTGCTGCCTTCAGGGGAGAGCAGCTGGAATCCATGAGGACAACAGACATGAAGTGTGGAGGTCATGCCTCAGAAGAGGAGCTGCTCCCTTTCCTGCCCACGGTTACCAGGGAGCCAGAACAGAATGCTGTAAGGTGCCCAGAAGGATGCACTTGTTCGCCTGATTACCAGCATGGAAACTGTGGCAGCAGAAACTTCCAAAGTATCCCTAAAGGCTTTCCAAGCAACACCCAACTCCTGGACTTGCATAATAATGAGTTCCACTCCATACCAAAAGGCTCCTTCCTTGGTCTGAAAAACCTGACCTCACTCCATCTGCAGAACTGCAAGATTGCAGCTCTGAAGCCTGGCGCTTTCCAGGACCTGACAAAACTAGTCTACCTTTACCTGTCTAACAATGGCATATCTTCTTTAGATGCTGATGTTTTCAAAGGGGCCACCCAGCTTTCCTATCTCTACCTGGACCACAATGGATTCACCCAAATACCCAAGGGCACCTTCAGTCTCCTGCCCAACCTCTTTGCCCTCTATTTGCAACACAACTCCATCGGTCAGCTGACAGATAATGATCTAGCTGGGTTAGAGAAACTACAATGGCTGTACCTAACAGGGAACCGCATCACTCATGTGTCTGCCAAGGCTCTGGGTCAAGCCAAGCTTCTAGAGAAGCTGCATCTAGATGAGAATTTTTTGCAGGAAGTGCCCACCAAATCCCTCAGGGGGCTGCCCAATCTTCGTGAACTGAAGTTGTCCAAGAATCCCATAAAGTGCATTGGGGATGGTGCCTTCCTTCCAGTAGCAAGATCCCTGCAGCACCTGTATTTGGACAACATGGGAGTAGAACAG ATTTCCTCTGGGGCCTTCACTGGCTTGGGCCCAAAGATAAAAAGTTTGCACCTtgagaaaaacaaaatgcacagcttGCCGAATTTACGTGGCTTCACAGCTCTGGAGGTTATCAACCTGAGTGACATTCCTTTCTATTGTGACTGTCAACTTCTCCCACTATACAA GTGGCTTGACAAGCTGAATCTTAGAGTAGGAGCCACCTGTGACTCCCCAGCAGATGTACGAGGCCAGAAGGTGAAGCTTGTCACTACTTTCCAAAATTGCCCTAGCTGGAGTACCAAGAAAACCAAACAAACGAGCGCAACTAAAACCAAAGTCAAAACCAAGGCTGGAAGGAGCTTCAATAAGAGCCAGTAG
- the CHADL gene encoding chondroadherin-like protein isoform X2: MWASVSLLLVSALLPGKFIAECCPRICLCDNIKYQVMCLNKNLTEVPVNIPQVTQRLDLRGNKIKVIPAGAFFPIPYLTHMRLQRCKVEIIEEGAFRGLGRLIYLNLASNNIAFIYQESLDGLSSLRQLILENNHIEEIKPGAFGQLGFLSFLNLARNSLVYLPDMVFQGLQLIKWINLSHNSLHVLANEAFGGLPTLKRLRIDYNELQFLPTEVLSRLSGTNRLDLGHNPITYIGEEALEMASLKQLFLNNMALQDVSYRAFVKSPMLHTLDLHNNQLSVLQPLTEMAHLQKINLTGNPVLCTCYMRPFKEWAAKARIHSDAVCAGPAAFRGEQLESMRTTDMKCGGHASEEELLPFLPTVTREPEQNAVRCPEGCTCSPDYQHGNCGSRNFQSIPKGFPSNTQLLDLHNNEFHSIPKGSFLGLKNLTSLHLQNCKIAALKPGAFQDLTKLVYLYLSNNGISSLDADVFKGATQLSYLYLDHNGFTQIPKGTFSLLPNLFALYLQHNSIGQLTDNDLAGLEKLQWLYLTGNRITHVSAKALGQAKLLEKLHLDENFLQEVPTKSLRGLPNLRELKLSKNPIKCIGDGAFLPVARSLQHLYLDNMGVEQISSGAFTGLGPKIKSLHLEKNKMHSLPNLRGFTALEVINLSDIPFYCDCQLLPLYKWLDKLNLRVGATCDSPADVRGQKVKLVTTFQNCPSWSTKKTKQTSATKTKVKTKAGRSFNKSQ, translated from the exons ATGTGGGCCTCTGTGAGCCTTCTCCTGGTGTCAGCCCTGCTCCCTGGAAAGTTCATTGCTGAATGCTGCCCACGAATCTGCCTCTGTGATAACATCAAGTATCAAGTCATGTGCTTGAACAAGAACCTCACCGAGGTGCCCGTCAATATCCCTCAG GTCACCCAAAGACTTGACCTCCGgggtaataaaataaaagttatcCCTGCGGGAGCTTTTTTCCCTATTCCTTACCTCACCCACATGAGATTACAGAGATGCAAGGTGGAAATTATTGAGGAAGGGGCTTTCAGAGGATTAGGACGGCTAATCTATCTCAACTTGGCTTCCAACAATATAGCTTTCATCTATCAAGAGTCCTTAGATGGCCTGTCGTCTCTCCGGCAGCTTATCCTAGAAAATAATCACATTGAAGAAATAAAGCCAGGTGCTTTTGGGCAACTTGGCTTCCTCAGCTTTCTTAACCTGGCCAGGAACTCCTTGGTTTACTTACCAGATATGGTCTTCCAGGGACTTCAGTTGATCAAGTGGATCAATTTGTCCCATAATTCGCTCCATGTGCTTGCCAACGAGGCCTTTGGTGGATTACCAACCCTTAAGAGACTAAGGATAGATTACAATGAACTTCAGTTCCTTCCCACCGAGGTACTGTCTAGATTGTCAGGCACAAACCGACTGGACCTAGGACACAATCCCATCACCTATATTGGTGAGGAGGCCCTAGAGATGGCTTCCCTGAAACAGCTCTTCTTGAACAACATGGCCCTTCAGGATGTCTCATACAGAGCTTTTGTAAAGAGTCCCATGCTTCACACTCTTGACCTGCATAACAACCAGCTGTCTGTACTGCAGCCACTGACAGAAATGGCTCACCTCCAAAAAATAAACTTAACAGGGAACCCTGTCCTTTGCACTTGTTATATGCGCCCCTTCAAAGAGTGGGCTGCAAAAGCAAGAATACACAGTGATGCGGTGTGTGCTGGTCCTGCTGCCTTCAGGGGAGAGCAGCTGGAATCCATGAGGACAACAGACATGAAGTGTGGAGGTCATGCCTCAGAAGAGGAGCTGCTCCCTTTCCTGCCCACGGTTACCAGGGAGCCAGAACAGAATGCTGTAAGGTGCCCAGAAGGATGCACTTGTTCGCCTGATTACCAGCATGGAAACTGTGGCAGCAGAAACTTCCAAAGTATCCCTAAAGGCTTTCCAAGCAACACCCAACTCCTGGACTTGCATAATAATGAGTTCCACTCCATACCAAAAGGCTCCTTCCTTGGTCTGAAAAACCTGACCTCACTCCATCTGCAGAACTGCAAGATTGCAGCTCTGAAGCCTGGCGCTTTCCAGGACCTGACAAAACTAGTCTACCTTTACCTGTCTAACAATGGCATATCTTCTTTAGATGCTGATGTTTTCAAAGGGGCCACCCAGCTTTCCTATCTCTACCTGGACCACAATGGATTCACCCAAATACCCAAGGGCACCTTCAGTCTCCTGCCCAACCTCTTTGCCCTCTATTTGCAACACAACTCCATCGGTCAGCTGACAGATAATGATCTAGCTGGGTTAGAGAAACTACAATGGCTGTACCTAACAGGGAACCGCATCACTCATGTGTCTGCCAAGGCTCTGGGTCAAGCCAAGCTTCTAGAGAAGCTGCATCTAGATGAGAATTTTTTGCAGGAAGTGCCCACCAAATCCCTCAGGGGGCTGCCCAATCTTCGTGAACTGAAGTTGTCCAAGAATCCCATAAAGTGCATTGGGGATGGTGCCTTCCTTCCAGTAGCAAGATCCCTGCAGCACCTGTATTTGGACAACATGGGAGTAGAACAG ATTTCCTCTGGGGCCTTCACTGGCTTGGGCCCAAAGATAAAAAGTTTGCACCTtgagaaaaacaaaatgcacagcttGCCGAATTTACGTGGCTTCACAGCTCTGGAGGTTATCAACCTGAGTGACATTCCTTTCTATTGTGACTGTCAACTTCTCCCACTATACAA GTGGCTTGACAAGCTGAATCTTAGAGTAGGAGCCACCTGTGACTCCCCAGCAGATGTACGAGGCCAGAAGGTGAAGCTTGTCACTACTTTCCAAAATTGCCCTAGCTGGAGTACCAAGAAAACCAAACAAACGAGCGCAACTAAAACCAAAGTCAAAACCAAGGCTGGAAGGAGCTTCAATAAGAGCCAGTAG
- the CHADL gene encoding chondroadherin-like protein isoform X3, producing MVTQRLDLRGNKIKVIPAGAFFPIPYLTHMRLQRCKVEIIEEGAFRGLGRLIYLNLASNNIAFIYQESLDGLSSLRQLILENNHIEEIKPGAFGQLGFLSFLNLARNSLVYLPDMVFQGLQLIKWINLSHNSLHVLANEAFGGLPTLKRLRIDYNELQFLPTEVLSRLSGTNRLDLGHNPITYIGEEALEMASLKQLFLNNMALQDVSYRAFVKSPMLHTLDLHNNQLSVLQPLTEMAHLQKINLTGNPVLCTCYMRPFKEWAAKARIHSDAVCAGPAAFRGEQLESMRTTDMKCGGHASEEELLPFLPTVTREPEQNAVRCPEGCTCSPDYQHGNCGSRNFQSIPKGFPSNTQLLDLHNNEFHSIPKGSFLGLKNLTSLHLQNCKIAALKPGAFQDLTKLVYLYLSNNGISSLDADVFKGATQLSYLYLDHNGFTQIPKGTFSLLPNLFALYLQHNSIGQLTDNDLAGLEKLQWLYLTGNRITHVSAKALGQAKLLEKLHLDENFLQEVPTKSLRGLPNLRELKLSKNPIKCIGDGAFLPVARSLQHLYLDNMGVEQISSGAFTGLGPKIKSLHLEKNKMHSLPNLRGFTALEVINLSDIPFYCDCQLLPLYKWLDKLNLRVGATCDSPADVRGQKVKLVTTFQNCPSWSTKKTKQTSATKTKVKTKAGRSFNKSQ from the exons ATG GTCACCCAAAGACTTGACCTCCGgggtaataaaataaaagttatcCCTGCGGGAGCTTTTTTCCCTATTCCTTACCTCACCCACATGAGATTACAGAGATGCAAGGTGGAAATTATTGAGGAAGGGGCTTTCAGAGGATTAGGACGGCTAATCTATCTCAACTTGGCTTCCAACAATATAGCTTTCATCTATCAAGAGTCCTTAGATGGCCTGTCGTCTCTCCGGCAGCTTATCCTAGAAAATAATCACATTGAAGAAATAAAGCCAGGTGCTTTTGGGCAACTTGGCTTCCTCAGCTTTCTTAACCTGGCCAGGAACTCCTTGGTTTACTTACCAGATATGGTCTTCCAGGGACTTCAGTTGATCAAGTGGATCAATTTGTCCCATAATTCGCTCCATGTGCTTGCCAACGAGGCCTTTGGTGGATTACCAACCCTTAAGAGACTAAGGATAGATTACAATGAACTTCAGTTCCTTCCCACCGAGGTACTGTCTAGATTGTCAGGCACAAACCGACTGGACCTAGGACACAATCCCATCACCTATATTGGTGAGGAGGCCCTAGAGATGGCTTCCCTGAAACAGCTCTTCTTGAACAACATGGCCCTTCAGGATGTCTCATACAGAGCTTTTGTAAAGAGTCCCATGCTTCACACTCTTGACCTGCATAACAACCAGCTGTCTGTACTGCAGCCACTGACAGAAATGGCTCACCTCCAAAAAATAAACTTAACAGGGAACCCTGTCCTTTGCACTTGTTATATGCGCCCCTTCAAAGAGTGGGCTGCAAAAGCAAGAATACACAGTGATGCGGTGTGTGCTGGTCCTGCTGCCTTCAGGGGAGAGCAGCTGGAATCCATGAGGACAACAGACATGAAGTGTGGAGGTCATGCCTCAGAAGAGGAGCTGCTCCCTTTCCTGCCCACGGTTACCAGGGAGCCAGAACAGAATGCTGTAAGGTGCCCAGAAGGATGCACTTGTTCGCCTGATTACCAGCATGGAAACTGTGGCAGCAGAAACTTCCAAAGTATCCCTAAAGGCTTTCCAAGCAACACCCAACTCCTGGACTTGCATAATAATGAGTTCCACTCCATACCAAAAGGCTCCTTCCTTGGTCTGAAAAACCTGACCTCACTCCATCTGCAGAACTGCAAGATTGCAGCTCTGAAGCCTGGCGCTTTCCAGGACCTGACAAAACTAGTCTACCTTTACCTGTCTAACAATGGCATATCTTCTTTAGATGCTGATGTTTTCAAAGGGGCCACCCAGCTTTCCTATCTCTACCTGGACCACAATGGATTCACCCAAATACCCAAGGGCACCTTCAGTCTCCTGCCCAACCTCTTTGCCCTCTATTTGCAACACAACTCCATCGGTCAGCTGACAGATAATGATCTAGCTGGGTTAGAGAAACTACAATGGCTGTACCTAACAGGGAACCGCATCACTCATGTGTCTGCCAAGGCTCTGGGTCAAGCCAAGCTTCTAGAGAAGCTGCATCTAGATGAGAATTTTTTGCAGGAAGTGCCCACCAAATCCCTCAGGGGGCTGCCCAATCTTCGTGAACTGAAGTTGTCCAAGAATCCCATAAAGTGCATTGGGGATGGTGCCTTCCTTCCAGTAGCAAGATCCCTGCAGCACCTGTATTTGGACAACATGGGAGTAGAACAG ATTTCCTCTGGGGCCTTCACTGGCTTGGGCCCAAAGATAAAAAGTTTGCACCTtgagaaaaacaaaatgcacagcttGCCGAATTTACGTGGCTTCACAGCTCTGGAGGTTATCAACCTGAGTGACATTCCTTTCTATTGTGACTGTCAACTTCTCCCACTATACAA GTGGCTTGACAAGCTGAATCTTAGAGTAGGAGCCACCTGTGACTCCCCAGCAGATGTACGAGGCCAGAAGGTGAAGCTTGTCACTACTTTCCAAAATTGCCCTAGCTGGAGTACCAAGAAAACCAAACAAACGAGCGCAACTAAAACCAAAGTCAAAACCAAGGCTGGAAGGAGCTTCAATAAGAGCCAGTAG